In Vespa velutina chromosome 1, iVesVel2.1, whole genome shotgun sequence, the following proteins share a genomic window:
- the LOC124953292 gene encoding arylsulfatase B-like isoform X1: MKTNIWFLTYLVKMFYLILVNIVQCHVTAIDNTQLKKSFVMLQMLLCFSLLFSRGKSKVIYSIHEMNEIWISYASLFTALCFLSVLKSNYAILQKSILSTTISDDHDDIEKKENKFLRNANQKPNIIIIVADDMGWNDVSFHGSNQIPTPNIDALAYNGVILNSHYVSPLCTPSRATLMTGKYPTRLGLQHSVLLHAEPRGLPLNEKLLPEYLKEAGYVTHAVGKWHLGYYKKVYTPTYRGFDTFFGYYNGVQDYYTHFSADLNETNVLEGFDMRRNLSIAWNTLNKYSTDLFTEESVKLINYHDTKDPMFLYLAHLAPHSGNSKNLLQAPDEEIAKFGYIHNPERRTYAAMVSKLDQSVGEVVAALRNRGMLENSIILFISDNGAPTIKILSNHGSNYPLRGIKETPWEGAVRGVAAIWSPFIKKSKRVSYQLMSIADWLPTLLSAAGLNKSQLGKIDGLDLWETIAENHISPRSEILINIDDISNYAAIRYGDFKYITGDTGINDEWLGESGKPSEESGFPPVYDPNQILQSKTGIAIAGVITAQEIIESRRSRSVGVEDDINKGFQKMMLTADQLLDLRMKSEIKCNVREEDMITCNALLAPCLFNIVNDPCEMINLAESKPQILALLERAILKQRFNVVQPTNQKSDDLANPLLHNNTWVHWGDIDDLNKTKLLNHFQNKDSVKYPIELVATISILVGFFILGIITLFALACGKQYKTKNRRDPKDAKNLSRIKNVNEIERYSISDNEGEKKSNSVNSNIMKDFTTK; this comes from the exons atgaaaacaaatatttggTTCCTTACATATCtcgttaaaatgttttatctaATCCTTGTAAACATAGTTCAATGCCATGTGACGGCGATCGACAATACCCAACTGAAGAAAAGTTTCGTCATGCTCCAAATGCTCCTTTGCTTCtcgcttctcttttctcgtggAAAATCTAAAGTG ATTTATAGCATCCacgaaatgaatgaaatatggATCAGTTATGCTTCATTATTTACCGCCCTATGTTTTTTGAGTGTTCTGAAATCAAATTAtgcaattttacaaaaatcaatattatcaacGACAATTTCGGATGATCATGACGACattgagaaaaaggaaaataaattcctTCGTAATGCTAACCAAAAACcgaacattattatcattgttgcCGATGATATG GGCTGGAACGATGTTAGCTTTCATGGCTCCAATCAAATCCCAACACCTAATATTGATGCACTTGCATATAATGGCGTTATCTTGAATAGTCACTACGTATCACCTCTTTGTACACCTAGTAGAGCAACATTAATGACAGGAAAGTATCCAACTCGACTTGGCTTGCAACATTCTGTTTTATTACATGCCGAACCAAGAGGACTTcctttgaatgaaaaattacttCCCGAg TACTTAAAAGAGGCTGGCTATGTAACGCATGCCGTTGGTAAATGGCACTTaggatattataaaaaggTCTACACTCCTACCTATCGCGGTTTCGATACTTTCTTTGGATACTATAACGGCGTTCAAGACTATTACACGCATTTTAGTGCCGATTtg AATGAAACAAACGTGTTGGAAGGTTTTGATATGCGACGAAATCTCTCAATAGCCTGgaatacattaaataaatattcaaccGATTTATTTACGGAGGAATCAGTGAAACTCATCAATTATCACGATACCAAAGATCCAATGTTTCTTTATCTCGCACATTTAGCGCCACACAGTGGAAATTCTAAAAATCTTTTACAAGCACCCGATGAAGAAATAGCAAAATTTGGATATATTCATAATCCAGAAAGAAGAACTTATGCAG CGATGGTTTCTAAATTGGATCAAAGCGTAGGTGAGGTAGTTGCAGCTTTAAGAAATCGCGGCATGTTGgaaaatagtataatattatttatcagtgATAACGGAGCGccaacaataaaaattttaagtaaTCATGGTAGCAATTATCCCCTTAGAGGC ataaaagaaaccCCTTGGGAAGGTGCTGTACGAGGAGTCGCGGCTATTTGGAGTccattcataaaaaaatcaaagagagtCTCATACCAATTAATGTCTATTGCTGATTGGCTTCCAACGCTACTTTCTGCGGCAG gATTAAACAAAAGTCAATTAGGTAAGATAGATGGTTTGGATCTTTGGGAAACTATAGCGGAAAATCATATTAGTCCTCGATCTGAAATACTCATCAATATCGATGACATTAGCAATTATGCTGCCATTCGTTATGGAGattttaaatacattacgGGTGATACTGGTATCAACGATGAGTGGCTAGGAGAGAGTGGCAAACCAAGCGAAGAATCTGGTTTTCCACCAGTATACGATCCTAATCAAATTCTGCAAAGCAAAACGGGTATCGCTATTGCTGGTGTGATTACTGCTCAAGAGATAATCGAATCGAGACGAAGTAGAAGCGTTGGTGTTGaagatgatattaataaaggaTTCCAAAAGATGATGTTAACTGCAGATCAATTACTTGATTTACGAATGAAATCAGAAATTAAATGCAATGTTAGAGAAGAAGATATG ATAACATGCAATGCTCTACTAGCTCCTTGCCTATTCAATATCGTTAACGATCCTTgtgaaatgataaatttagCTGAATCAAAACCACAAATCCTTGCATTGTTGGAGCGAGCTATACTGAAACAACGATTTAACGTTGTACAGCCGACTAATCAGAAGTCAGATGACTTGGCGAATCCATTGCTACACAACAATACGTGGGTCCATTGGGGCGACATTGACGATTTAAACAAGACAAAATTATTGAATCATTTTCAGAATAAAGATTCTGTTAAATATCCTATTGAATTAGTGGCAACAATATCTATACTCGTTGGTTTTTTTATCTTGGGTATAATAACCCTTTTTGCATTGGCATGTGGAAAACAATACAAGACAAAGAACAGAAGAGACCCGAAGGATGCAAAAAATCTCAGTAGAATCAAAAATGTCAATGAGATCGAAAGGTACTCTATATCGGATAATGAAGGTGAAAAGAAATCCAATAGTGTCAattcaaatataatgaaagattttaCTACGA
- the LOC124953292 gene encoding arylsulfatase B-like isoform X2: MNEIWISYASLFTALCFLSVLKSNYAILQKSILSTTISDDHDDIEKKENKFLRNANQKPNIIIIVADDMGWNDVSFHGSNQIPTPNIDALAYNGVILNSHYVSPLCTPSRATLMTGKYPTRLGLQHSVLLHAEPRGLPLNEKLLPEYLKEAGYVTHAVGKWHLGYYKKVYTPTYRGFDTFFGYYNGVQDYYTHFSADLNETNVLEGFDMRRNLSIAWNTLNKYSTDLFTEESVKLINYHDTKDPMFLYLAHLAPHSGNSKNLLQAPDEEIAKFGYIHNPERRTYAAMVSKLDQSVGEVVAALRNRGMLENSIILFISDNGAPTIKILSNHGSNYPLRGIKETPWEGAVRGVAAIWSPFIKKSKRVSYQLMSIADWLPTLLSAAGLNKSQLGKIDGLDLWETIAENHISPRSEILINIDDISNYAAIRYGDFKYITGDTGINDEWLGESGKPSEESGFPPVYDPNQILQSKTGIAIAGVITAQEIIESRRSRSVGVEDDINKGFQKMMLTADQLLDLRMKSEIKCNVREEDMITCNALLAPCLFNIVNDPCEMINLAESKPQILALLERAILKQRFNVVQPTNQKSDDLANPLLHNNTWVHWGDIDDLNKTKLLNHFQNKDSVKYPIELVATISILVGFFILGIITLFALACGKQYKTKNRRDPKDAKNLSRIKNVNEIERYSISDNEGEKKSNSVNSNIMKDFTTK, translated from the exons atgaatgaaatatggATCAGTTATGCTTCATTATTTACCGCCCTATGTTTTTTGAGTGTTCTGAAATCAAATTAtgcaattttacaaaaatcaatattatcaacGACAATTTCGGATGATCATGACGACattgagaaaaaggaaaataaattcctTCGTAATGCTAACCAAAAACcgaacattattatcattgttgcCGATGATATG GGCTGGAACGATGTTAGCTTTCATGGCTCCAATCAAATCCCAACACCTAATATTGATGCACTTGCATATAATGGCGTTATCTTGAATAGTCACTACGTATCACCTCTTTGTACACCTAGTAGAGCAACATTAATGACAGGAAAGTATCCAACTCGACTTGGCTTGCAACATTCTGTTTTATTACATGCCGAACCAAGAGGACTTcctttgaatgaaaaattacttCCCGAg TACTTAAAAGAGGCTGGCTATGTAACGCATGCCGTTGGTAAATGGCACTTaggatattataaaaaggTCTACACTCCTACCTATCGCGGTTTCGATACTTTCTTTGGATACTATAACGGCGTTCAAGACTATTACACGCATTTTAGTGCCGATTtg AATGAAACAAACGTGTTGGAAGGTTTTGATATGCGACGAAATCTCTCAATAGCCTGgaatacattaaataaatattcaaccGATTTATTTACGGAGGAATCAGTGAAACTCATCAATTATCACGATACCAAAGATCCAATGTTTCTTTATCTCGCACATTTAGCGCCACACAGTGGAAATTCTAAAAATCTTTTACAAGCACCCGATGAAGAAATAGCAAAATTTGGATATATTCATAATCCAGAAAGAAGAACTTATGCAG CGATGGTTTCTAAATTGGATCAAAGCGTAGGTGAGGTAGTTGCAGCTTTAAGAAATCGCGGCATGTTGgaaaatagtataatattatttatcagtgATAACGGAGCGccaacaataaaaattttaagtaaTCATGGTAGCAATTATCCCCTTAGAGGC ataaaagaaaccCCTTGGGAAGGTGCTGTACGAGGAGTCGCGGCTATTTGGAGTccattcataaaaaaatcaaagagagtCTCATACCAATTAATGTCTATTGCTGATTGGCTTCCAACGCTACTTTCTGCGGCAG gATTAAACAAAAGTCAATTAGGTAAGATAGATGGTTTGGATCTTTGGGAAACTATAGCGGAAAATCATATTAGTCCTCGATCTGAAATACTCATCAATATCGATGACATTAGCAATTATGCTGCCATTCGTTATGGAGattttaaatacattacgGGTGATACTGGTATCAACGATGAGTGGCTAGGAGAGAGTGGCAAACCAAGCGAAGAATCTGGTTTTCCACCAGTATACGATCCTAATCAAATTCTGCAAAGCAAAACGGGTATCGCTATTGCTGGTGTGATTACTGCTCAAGAGATAATCGAATCGAGACGAAGTAGAAGCGTTGGTGTTGaagatgatattaataaaggaTTCCAAAAGATGATGTTAACTGCAGATCAATTACTTGATTTACGAATGAAATCAGAAATTAAATGCAATGTTAGAGAAGAAGATATG ATAACATGCAATGCTCTACTAGCTCCTTGCCTATTCAATATCGTTAACGATCCTTgtgaaatgataaatttagCTGAATCAAAACCACAAATCCTTGCATTGTTGGAGCGAGCTATACTGAAACAACGATTTAACGTTGTACAGCCGACTAATCAGAAGTCAGATGACTTGGCGAATCCATTGCTACACAACAATACGTGGGTCCATTGGGGCGACATTGACGATTTAAACAAGACAAAATTATTGAATCATTTTCAGAATAAAGATTCTGTTAAATATCCTATTGAATTAGTGGCAACAATATCTATACTCGTTGGTTTTTTTATCTTGGGTATAATAACCCTTTTTGCATTGGCATGTGGAAAACAATACAAGACAAAGAACAGAAGAGACCCGAAGGATGCAAAAAATCTCAGTAGAATCAAAAATGTCAATGAGATCGAAAGGTACTCTATATCGGATAATGAAGGTGAAAAGAAATCCAATAGTGTCAattcaaatataatgaaagattttaCTACGA